Proteins encoded within one genomic window of Komagataella phaffii GS115 chromosome 3, complete sequence:
- a CDS encoding Geranylgeranyl diphosphate synthase, increases the intracellular pool of geranylgeranyl diphosphate: MSKQWSHDPKWSDEMEKLITEPYKYIKKVPGKHFRRILIDLFNEFLEVDHQSVESIEQVIDILHNSSLMVDDVEDSATLRRGIPATHNVFGIPQTINTANYMYFVAIQKAGTLGNHARVNDVLIEEMMNLHRGQGLDLYWRDNFVCPSEEQYLDMVMNKTGGLFRLTVRLMELVQNPNDGVERKASSLVHFANLLGIVYQIRDDYLNLKSDQYNQNKGFCEDITEGKFSFPIIHSIQNSDDTGLLSILKLRTNDEKLKRFALTYMEQTGSFQYAKEKLSALAKEGEKMLGKISAEFNHIDTSHLNEFLIKLTRIGGDDDKPQYLLQTEETTIPEAK; the protein is encoded by the coding sequence ATGTCTAAACAGTGGTCCCACGATCCTAAATGGAGTGACGAAATGGAGAAGTTAATTACAGAACCCTACAAGTACATCAAGAAGGTCCCTGGAAAGCATTTTCGTAGAATTCTAATTGATCTATTCAACGAATTTTTAGAAGTGGATCATCAATCTGTGGAGAGTATTGAGCAGGTCATTGATATACTCCATAACTCTTCGCTGATGGTGGATGATGTAGAGGACAGTGCTACTTTAAGAAGAGGGATACCAGCTACGCATAATGTTTTTGGGATTCCTCAGACGATAAACACTGCAAACTACATGTATTTTGTTGCCATCCAAAAGGCTGGTACTTTGGGCAACCATGCAAGGGTGAATGACGTTCTGATAGAAGAAATGATGAATCTGCACCGAGGACAGGGCTTGGATCTTTATTGGCGAGACAATTTTGTTTGTCCTAGTGAAGAGCAGTATTTGGACATGGTGATGAACAAAACCGGAGGTCTCTTTAGGCTTACCGTCCGTTTGATGGAGCTTGTTCAGAACCCAAACGATGGAGTGGAAAGAAAggcttcttctttagtCCATTTTGCTAATCTTTTAGGTATAGTATACCAAATACGGGATGATTATTTGAACCTTAAGAGTGACCAGTATAATCAAAATAAAGGCTTCTGCGAAGACATCACAGAGGGTAAGTTCTCGTTTCCAATTATTCATTCTATTCAAAACAGTGACGATACAGGGCTATTAAGCATATTAAAACTCAGGACAAATGAtgagaaattgaaaaggttTGCACTTACTTATATGGAACAAACTGGCAGTTTCCAGTATGCCAAAGAGAAGCTTAGTGCACTAGCTAAGGAAGGGGAGAAGATGCTGGGTAAAATTTCAGCAGAGTTCAACCATATCGACACTTCACACTTGAATGAATTTCTGATTAAGCTTACTCGAATAGGaggtgatgatgataaaCCTCAATACCTTCTccaaacagaagaaacTACGATACCAGAAGCAAAATGA
- a CDS encoding Essential, conserved, cytoplasmic ATPase produces the protein MVCTILCIGMAGSGKTTFMQRLNSHLHSKNSPPYVINLDPAVLKVPFGANIDIRDSVNYKKVMHEYNLGPNGAIVTSLNLFSTKIDQVIKLVEKRSDKFQHCIVDTPGQIECFVWSASGAIITEAFASTFPTVIAYIIDTPRNTSPTTFMSNMLYACSILYKTKLPMIIVFNKTDVKKSDFAEEWMTDFEAFQEALASDQELNDESQGSGYMSSLVNSMSLMLEEFYSTLDVASVSSYTGTGFDDFLETIDKKVDEYNEFYKTERDNILKEKEKQDALKKEKSLNHLMKDLGLSKDKKNSNKEEVEVVSDLEDELEVGEDDEAEGLQEPDREYTFAEDRNGDFLDEDIQKRYQDALDATSKTSSSATAENIAKYIRGSQG, from the coding sequence atGGTTTGCACAATACTATGTATTGGAATGGCTGGTTCGGGAAAGACCACTTTTATGCAAAGACTGAATTCTCATTTGCATTCTAAGAATAGCCCTCCTTACGTGATCAACCTAGATCCAGCAGTTCTTAAGGTTCCTTTCGGTGCCAATATTGATATCAGAGACAGTGTCAACTATAAAAAGGTAATGCACGAATACAACCTAGGTCCGAACGGGGCTATTGTCACATCACTGAACTTATTTTCCacaaaaattgatcaagttaTAAAGTTGGTTGAGAAACGGTCTGacaaatttcaacattGTATCGTAGACACTCCAGGACAGATTGAATGCTTTGTGTGGTCAGCCTCAGGTGCCATCATAACCGAAGCTTTTGCCTCTACTTTTCCCACAGTGATTGCATATATCATTGATACTCCAAGAAACACATCTCCAACTACGTTCATGTCTAACATGCTATATGCCTGTAGTATTCTTTACAAGACTAAATTACCCATGATAATCGTCTTCAACAAGACGGATGTCAAAAAGAGTGACTTTGCAGAAGAATGGATGACTGACTTTGAGGCTTTTCAGGAAGCCTTAGCTTCCGATCAAGAGTTGAACGATGAATCTCAAGGGTCGGGATATATGAGCAGCTTGGTTAATAGCATGTCCCTCATGCTGGAAGAATTCTATTCGACGTTGGATGTTGCCAGTGTGTCATCATATACTGGTACCGGATTTGACgactttttggaaactATTGACAAAAAGGTTGATGAATACAATGAATTTTACAAGACTGAACGAGATAATatattgaaagaaaaggagaagCAAGATGCTttaaagaaggaaaagagTCTGAATCATTTGATGAAGGACCTAGGTTTGAGCAAAGACAAGAAAAACAGTaataaagaagaagtcGAGGTTGTTTCGGAccttgaagatgaactaGAAGTTGGAGAGGATGACGAGGCCGAAGGGTTGCAAGAACCAGATAGAGAGTACACATTTGCGGAAGACAGAAATGGTGATTTCCTGGATGAAGatattcaaaaaagatACCAAGATGCTTTGGATGCTACGTCAAAGACCTCATCTAGTGCAACTGCGGAGAACATTGCGAAGTATATTAGAGGAAGTCAAGGATAA
- a CDS encoding Cytosolic and mitochondrial glutathione oxidoreductase, producing MPSIAQHYKYLVIGGGSGGVASARRAAKHGAKTLLIEGKALGGTCVNVGCVPKKVMWYASDLAGKLSIAKDYGFNVAGDFSFNWTTLKEKRDAYVKRLNGIYERNLEKEGVDYVYGWAKFNPDGKVEVTLHDGKKAVYSADHILIATGGQTALPSEEQITGVKLGIDSDGFFKLEKQPKRVAIVGAGYIGIEFAGVFNGLGSETHLIIRGDTVLRKFDDIIQETVTSYYEKSGINVHKQSQVTKVTKNEDGSLDLLLTTGKTVQVDELIWTIGRKSFLGLGLDNIGVKLNDKNQIIVDEYQRTNVPNVYSLGDVVGNVELTPVAIAAGRKLSNRLFGGDQFKDQKMDYNNVPSVVFSHPESGSIGLTEKQAIERFGKNQIKVYQSKFVSMFYAMSEHKSPIAYKLIVQGDNEKVVGLHIVGDSSAEILQGFGVAIKMGATKADFDNCVAIHPTSAEELVTMV from the coding sequence ATGCCCTCAATTGCCCAGCATTACAAGTACCTCGTCATTGGAGGTGGATCAGGAGGTGTCGCTTCAGCTAGAAGAGCTGCCAAACATGGTGCAAAGACCCTTTTGATTGAAGGAAAGGCACTCGGAGGAACATGCGTCAATGTCGGATGTGTCCCCAAGAAGGTCATGTGGTATGCCTCTGATCTGGCTGGAAAGCTCTCAATCGCCAAGGACTATGGATTTAATGTGGCAGGCGATTTTTCCTTTAACTGGACCACACTGAAGGAGAAAAGGGATGCTTACGTTAAAAGACTAAATGGAATATACGAGAGAAACTTAGAGAAGGAAGGTGTGGATTATGTATACGGTTGGGCGAAGTTCAACCCCGATGGAAAAGTGGAAGTTACTTTACATGATGGTAAAAAAGCGGTTTACTCTGCTGACCATATCTTAATTGCTACAGGAGGTCAGACCGCCTTACCAAGCGAGGAGCAAATTACTGGGGTCAAGCTCGGTATTGATTCTGATGGGTTTTTTAAATTAGAGAAGCAGCCCAAAAGAGTGGCCATAGTAGGAGCAGGATatattggaattgaattTGCTGGTGTTTTCAATGGTTTGGGTTCTGAAACCCATTTGATCATTAGAGGAGACACTGTGCTAAGAAAGTTTGACGATATCATCCAAGAAACTGTAACTTCTTACTATGAGAAGTCTGGAATCAATGTTCATAAACAGAGTCAGGTTACAAAGGTTACCAAAAATGAAGATGGGTCCTTAGATTTACTTTTGACTACTGGAAAGACAGTTCAAGTAGATGAATTAATCTGGACTATTGGGAGAAAGTCATTCTTGGGACTAGGATTAGACAATATCGGAGTCAAGCTGAATGATAAAAATCAGATCATTGTTGACGAATACCAAAGAACAAATGTTCCTAATGTCTACTCTCTTGGAGATGTGGTTGGAAATGTTGAGCTCACCCCTGTCGCAATCGCTGCTGGTAGAAAACTATCTAACAGATTATTTGGTGGAGATCAATTCAAAGACCAGAAAATGGATTACAACAATGTTCCCTCCGTTGTATTTTCTCATCCTGAATCTGGATCCATCGGATTGACAGAGAAGCAGGCTATAGAGCGATTTGGCAAAAACCAGATTAAGGTCTACCAATCCAAATTTGTGTCCATGTTCTATGCCATGTCCGAACACAAATCTCCCATTGCCTATAAGCTTATTGTTCAAGGGGACAATGAGAAAGTGGTTGGACTCCACATCGTTGGAGACTCATCTGCAGAGATCTTGCAAGGTTTTGGAGTGGCCATCAAAATGGGAGCAACGAAGGCTGATTTTGACAACTGTGTAGCTATCCATCCAACCAGTGCTGAAGAATTAGTGACAATGGTTTAG
- a CDS encoding Ketopantoate hydroxymethyltransferase, required for pantothenic acid biosynthesis: MLLLFKRAIRNYSQVPIYPKAKVSRQSTLRTLYSKYQDRKPISVITAHDYISGKYANESEADAVIIGDSLSMINLGYQSTLEMSFEEFYYCCKAACRAIDRKFIIADLPFGTFETSAEECGRNAIKLMKLGKVQSIKLEGSYEITDQVKKLIDIGIPVTGHVGLQPQKFNALGGYRVQGKTATDAIEIFRQAKYLQSLGVSLLVLEAIPSEVAKIITEELNLPTIGIGAGKYTSGQVLVQGDVLGMLNNKPAKFVRQYKNFYQEGIDGINEYCRELNSDIYPEEGTHTYSMAQEEVKDLIERIRSEK; this comes from the coding sequence ATGCTACTATTATTTAAGCGAGCTATACGAAATTACTCTCAAGTGCCCATATATCCTAAGGCCAAGGTTTCCAGGCAGTCCACTTTGAGAACATTATACTCAAAGTATCAGGATCGTAAGCCTATAAGTGTCATCACAGCTCACGATTATATAAGTGGAAAATACGCTAATGAGAGCGAGGCAGATGCCGTAATCATAGGAGATTCTCTTTCCATGATCAATTTGGGCTACCAGTCGACTTTGGAAATGTCTTTTGAAGAGTTCTATTACTGTTGCAAAGCTGCTTGTCGAGCCATTGACAGAAAATTTATAATTGCAGATCTGCCCTTtggaacttttgaaacatctGCAGAAGAATGCGGAAGAAATGCCATaaagttgatgaagctgGGAAAAGTCCAAAGCATAAAGCTGGAGGGCTCTTATGAAATAACAGATCAAGTGAAGAAGCTTATAGATATAGGAATACCAGTGACTGGTCACGTTGGACTACAACCACAAAAGTTCAACGCCCTAGGAGGTTACAGAGTGCAGGGTAAGACTGCAACAGACGCTATAGAGATTTTTAGACAAGCTAAATATCTACAGAGTTTGGGCGTTTCATTATTAGTGTTGGAGGCTATTCCATCTGAAGTTGCTAAAATCATAACTGAGGAACTGAATCTACCTACTATAGGAATTGGTGCAGGGAAGTATACATCGGGGCAAGTTCTTGTCCAAGGAGACGTATTAGGAATGCTCAACAATAAACCTGCCAAATTCGTTAGACAATATAAAAACTTCTACCAAGAAGGAATTGACGGTATCAATGAGTACTGCCGAGAACTTAATTCCGACATATACCCAGAGGAAGGGACACATACTTATAGCATGGCTCAGgaagaagtcaaagatCTGATTGAAAGAATAAGATCAGAAAAATAA